In Segatella copri, the DNA window TTTCATGGTCCGCGACTCTTTATTACAAGCTGGTAGCAAAACCAACAATCTTAATTGTGATGTAAAAGTAGGAGACAGAATTTTCTTCCGTCTTCAGTCTCGATATGATGGTGAGGACGACAGAGTTCTTTGGAATCCTATAATTACTTATATATCTTTGCCTGTTGGCAAGGATAGGTATCTGTCAGAAGACTTAAAAACATATAATAGCAAGACTGATTATATAGAAGGTGAAAACAATGTTGCTATATTTAATCGTACTGGTAAGGTTACGCTTCACGCTCCTTATATGAAGGGGAAGACTTCTGATGATGTTACACTTATCGTCACACGCTTGGATCAACATGGTGAAACGATTGTAAAACGGCTTAAACTTCCAGCTGATAGTGTAGTCAATGGCTCCTACGATTATACTGATAACATAAATGAGAAAGATTCTATTTCATTCTTCTTTGAAATCACAACCACATCCCCAGTTGATTGGACAAAAGTACAATGGGCGGGTAGCTATAATTATGAAGATGACCAAGAAAGTGTACGTTTTGTTGCATCTCGTAGGATGTTCAACAAGCCTGTTAGTATAGCAGGGAGCAAAGTGTTGAAACAGGGTGTTACCGTATTGAATAGACAATACCGTCCTAAACTTTTTATTGTTCCAACACTATCCGTTGTGCGTGAAGATAAAAAGAATGACACAGATACTGCTACAGTTTACCTCACTTTACATGATCAAAACGGACTTCCCGTATTGCACCACACCTGTCGTCTGAATACTTCCAATACGCTCAAGGTAGACACTATCATAGTTACAGACACAACACTTATCAAAAGATTAAATACAGGTAAGGTGACTGCTACTTTTGCAGTAAGTAACGAATTATCTAAATCTACTCTTGCCAAAGTTAGTCTTTTACGCGATAGTCTTTCTTACCAAAGTGCCACATCTACAGTTGTTACTGCTGAACAGCGTGTTCTTGTGGATACGTTAGAGGCTTGTGTTTTCTCTGGGTATAACTCTGTTGATTATGGAAGGCTCTATCGAGGATGGGGACAATTTGCCTATAATGGCAATAAAGCCTATGCTACCCAACCAATAGAAGTATCAGCACTGACCATTGACAGGGATAAATATAAGGATACAGCCGAGCATTATAAATCTACACACGATGGCAATCAACTTGCAAAGAGTCTTACTCCTGTCAACGAACAGCGTTTCTTTGTTATGGGATATGATGCAAACAAGAGGATGTATGTTGGTGGATCTGAGCATGTCTTTATCTCATTAGATACAATCTGTAGTTCTCGTATCGGCGAGGATGCTATCATAATAGACAGTGTCCATTATACTAAGAATGCAGGTGAATTGTCTGCCCCTGTGCTCATGAGTGAGTCAAAGAGTAATGGCTATGGTGTAAGCGGTGGAATCTCCTATGCAGGACTCAGTGGCAGTAAGAGTACACAGACTTCTTATAGCAAGGTAGCTCTAATGGATATCAATGGTAATGGTTATCCTGATTGGTTAGAGGAAGTGGATGGCAGTATTGTTACTCAATACACAAAAGCAACGGGTACACTTGGTGAAGATCGCATGAAATTAAATGTCAGTCGACCAAGATTCAAAGCAAGCTCTTCTACTGTCGGAGCAAATGGAAGTCTATCAAAACAAGCTTCGGCAAAGAACGCTTTAGCTATCAGTATCAATCCTAAACCTCAAGACGATGAAACACCTGGCGGTAGTGATACGAAGAATTCATCCAATGGTAATGCCATCTCCAGTGTGTCAGTGAGCGCCAGCGGGAACTTTACTTCTGGTACCTCTCATACAGAGAGTGACTGGTTAGACATCAATGGCGACGGATTACCTGATATGCTCTTGGGCGACAAGGTGAAGTTTGGTCTTGGATATAACTTTACAAATGAGGAGAGTAGTGGTGTAACTTCGTTGGAGTCTTCAGAAAATAGCACATGGGGTGCAGGACTTGGTACATCCATTGGGGTACTTGGTAATGCTGATATTTCTTTCGGTGTCAACGGAACAAAGACGACAACAAAATATAATGTATCTTTTATAGATATTAATGGCGATGGCTTACCTGATATGGTAACTCGTAGTGGTGGAAAGTTCACTATAATGTTGAATACGGGTTCTGGTTTTATTCCTTATTCCGAAGAACAACAAGGTCGTTTCAATGAGTCATTGGCAACGTCCGTTTCTCAATATGGTAATTTTGCTGTTTCCATTCCAATACATATTCTGTTTTTAAAACTAAGGTTTACAACTAAGGTTACCAAATCTTGGTCAAGTGGTGTTAGTTTCACAAGTGCAGCCTTGAGAGATATTGATGGTGACGGACGTCCCGACCTTATCATATCTGACGGGGCAAAGCAGCTTATCGTCTACCGTAACCTTACGGGCAGAACGAACATGCTGCGCTCTGTGACTCTTCCTTTTGGTGGACATATCCATATCGGGTATGAGCAGACAACTCCAAGTTACGACTTGCCGGGACGTCGCTGGGTGATGTCATCTGTTGAGACGACAGGTGGATACAAGGAGAACGGAGCAGTACGAAGCAGAAATACCTTTGAATATAGCGGTGGCTATCGTGACCGTCGTGAACGTGACTTCTATGGTTTCAAGCAGGTACGTACTAATCAGATAGATACAGAGAACGGTGACAGACTCTATCGTTACTCCGTACAGACCTATGGTAAGAACAGGGATTACTATGCTCATGGGCTTGTTACGAGTGAATATCTCTATACCGCTGATGGAAAGAAACTGCAGGGATCTCTATATGACTACGACCTGAAGACACTCGTCGTTGGTAATAATACGACAGATGCTGTTGTCTTCCCTGCCCTAAAGACTCTTGTTCAGAGTAACTTTGATGTAAATAGTGGGGACAGTCTGGCGGTTGCTGTCAGCAATACTTACGATGACTATGGTAACCTGCAGGGATATAAGGAAACGACAACAGCCTATAGCTTAGAGGCAAACATTAACTATCATAAGATAGCCGACAAGTATATTGTCAGTGTTCCGAGCCATATCGCTGTCAGCAGTGGTGGTAAGACTTATCGTGAACGCTCAACGAAAGTGGACGGCAACGGTGAGATAACGGAGATCATGCTCCATAACGGTGACAAGCCTTCTGTCTATAACATGACTTACGATGGCTATGGCAACATCACACGCATGACGAAGCCGGAAAATTATAACCATCAGCGTATGTTCTATGCCTATACCTATGATGACCTCTATCATAGTCTTGTGACAAGTGTCAAGGATGCATACGGCTATAGCTCCAGCACGGCTTATGATGGTCTTTGGAATGCTCCGTCTGTAACGACTGACCTCAACGGGCAGAAGATGGAATACACTTACGATGCACTGGGCAGACAGATGACTATCCGTGCTCCGTATGAGATAGAGAGCAATCAGCCGTTTACTATCCGCTTTGAGTACTTCCCTGCAGAACGTAAGGCACATACCATCCATTATTCTAAGGACGGAAACATTGACACTTATACATTCGCCGACTCGCTGATGCGTGCTGTCCAGACGAAGCAGACGGGTGTGGTGTGGTCTGGTGGAAGCAATCAGACAGTCTCCATCGTCAGTGGAAGGGCTGTCATCGATGCCTTCGGACGTAACATTACAGCTTATTACCCAATGACGGAAAGCTATGGTAACATCGGCACTTACAACCATGCTACGGGTGACCTGCAGGCAAAAACAGAGTATGATGCACACGACCGTACCACGAGTATTACGCTTGCTGACGGAAGTGTGACACGTACGGCTTACTCTATCGGCAGTCATGACGGTGAACCGATGCTCCAGACAACAGTCACGGATGCACTGGGACGACATGCGGAGAGCTATACGGATGCCAAGGGACGCAACCGGGAGACGGTGCAGCATGCCCGTGGTGAGGATATCACGGTGAAGTACAGCTATGACCCTGTCGGACAGGTGATGACGGTTCAGCATCCTAACGGCAAGGAGACGAAGTATGCCTATGACCTACTTGGTCGCAAACTGATGGTGAATCATCCTGATGCAGGTGAAACGGATATGACCTATGATGCGGCGGGTAACCTCCTGACGAAGCTCACAGCAGAGCTTAGGAAATCGATATCTGACAATGGTTACATCTCTTACACCTACGACTTCGAGCGACTCCATGAGGTACTTTATCCAGAAAACCTCTTTAATCGTGTTACTTATACCTATGGCAAGGCTGGCGATAAGTATAACCGTGCCGGTCGTCTTGCCCTCGTTGAGGATGCGAGTGGCGGTGAAGCCTATTACTATGGCAGACAGGGTGAGGTGACGAAGACTGTCCGTACAGTCATGGCGAGCGTGGCGGATATCAGGACTTATGTCTATGGTGCTACGTATGACAGCTGGAACCGTGTGCAGACGATGACTTATCCTGACGGTGAAGTGGTAACTTATCACTACAATGCAGCAGGACAGGTAGAGAGCATGACGAGCAATAAACAGGGACGTCAGAGCGTTATAGTTGACAGGATAGGTTACGACAAGGAGGGTCATACGGTCTATACAAAGCTCGGTAACGGCACGGAGACTACCTATACCTACGACAAGCAGCGTGAACGTCTGCAGGTGATGAACCTTACAGCGGACGGTCAGACTGTCATGGAGAACAGGTATCAGTATGATGCTGTGGATAATATCCTTGGTATTACGAATGCCGCCAACCCGACATCGCTTACAAAACTCAATAGGGCGAAGCTGGGCGGAAAGAGTTCGCATACGTATGAATATGACGAGCTGAACCGCCTTGTTCATGCCAGTGGTAAGGCAAAAAGTGCAAGTTACGATATGGTGATGTCGTTCGGACGGATGAGTGAACCGCTGACCAAGGTGCAGAAGGTGGACTCAACGACAACTGCCAAGTCTTATAACTTTGCTTATAAGTATGAGGACAGTAACCACCCGACGGCTCCAACGCAGATTGGTCATGACCATTACACCTATGATGCCAACGGTAATCCAACGCTGGTAACAAATGACTCTACGAATACTACCCGCGAGATGTATTGGGATGAGGATAACCGCCTGATGGTTTTAAGCGATAATGGCAAGACCTCACGTTACACCTACAACGCTGCCGGTGAACGTATTATGAAGAGTTACGGAACGATGGAGGGTGTGTATATCAATGGTGCGCCACAGGGTATCACCTTCCATGAAACAGATAACTTTACGCTCTACCCTGCTTCGATAATCAGCATCAACAAGAATCGCTTCACAAAGCATTACTTCATTGGTGACAAACGTATCGCCAGCCGTATCGGTACAGGCCTGTTTAACAACGTTTACGGACGCAACGGCTCATACGTAACAGCTGGTCAGCAGGACTATGCTGAACGTATGAATCAGATTCAGAAGCAGAAAGAGGCGTATTACAAGCAGCAGGGCATTGCACCTGGCGTACCTACAATGAAGGGTGCGTACGGTGATCCAGAGAACACGGGTGTTGGATATAATGCCGTCCTCACAGAACTCGGCAACCATAATGTGCCACAGGGTTGGATTCAGACTCCACGCCCTAACACTACACCGAATACTAATCCCGGTCCACCTGTAAGCTGGAATGACCCAAGTAACCCTGATGACCCGCAGGCTGGTTATGGCTATATTCCTAATGATACCACACGTGAAGAGACCTTCTTCTATCACAGTGACCACCTTGGTAGTACGTCTTACATCACCGATGATAAAGCCAATATCACCCAGTATGATGCTTACCTACCATACGGTGAACTGTTAGTTGACGAGCATAGTAGCAGTGAAGACCTACCGTATAAGTTCAACGGCAAACAGTTCGATGAAGAGACAGGCTTGTACTATTATGGTGCAAGATACATGAACCCTATGGCAAGTATTTGGTATGGGGTGGATGCACTAACAGAAAAGTATCCTACAATGGCTGGAATGATTTACTGTATGAATAACCCTGTACGATTGGTTGATTTAGACGGGAATGATTCTTATTATACAAAGAATGGAGATTATATCGGCTCTAATAACAAAAAAAGTGATTTAATCTATATTGTTTCCAGCTATAAGCTTATAAGAAAGTTTAGAAATGGGAAAAAATTCTATAGCTTTGGAGGAAGGAAGACATTAGAGGAGTCAGACCTTTCTGCAAAAGCTTACTCTAAAATTTTCACAAATGTATTAAAAAGGAAAGGAATAGATACACAGAGATTATATAATGGACAAATTTCTGTAAATTCTGAGCGTAATTCTTGGGACAAAAAAATGAGAAAATGGGATAAATATTATGAACAATATAATGTGTATGACCCACAGAACAATTTTCTTAGTTATGACCCTACTAAAGGACAAACAGGTCCTGCTATTTCTGTTACACGACGCGTAAATGATAAAATTGAGATAGTGATAAATGTATATTCAGTTGGGAATGAAGAAAAAAATTATATCTCTACGGAATCAAATATCTATAATATGATAGGAATACATGAGTTTAATTATCATGGGCTCAAAGGAAAAGGAAATAATCAACATAACGAGATTCTTAAAGCTCAACGCAATGACCCTTCTTGGAAAATGACAACTCCACAATTTAAAAGTTTATATAAAAAATTAGAAAGAAACAATGCAGAATATCAGTCACACTAAAATATTAATAATAAGCTTTATAGTTGTAATCTTGTTTGGTTGTTCGAAAACAAAAAGTAATCAGGTTGATGCATGGCTCTTCGAAGTCATTGATAATTATCCTTTCCCAACATTCAATAATAGTTTTTTTGCTGAAAATTATCCTCGGGTAATACAATTTAAATACATGATTAAGAATAATACATCTGACACTTTATTTGTACCGATTAATGTGGTTAATGGTTATAATACATTTCATTCTAGAATTAAGATGGGGATAGGTACTCATTATTTTAATAATCTTCTAGATCAAAAACTTACTATGGGTAAGAACGATGTAATTTTAGCTCCAAATGGGCAGACAAGTGTAACGATAACTTTATACTCTCAAGACATAGAAAGCCTCCATCTAAAGAAAATGGTTTCTTTGGAAAATATTTTAAGAAAGGTATCTTTCCGCTATTTTTATAGTAATTCAGATGTATCTCATTATTCCCCCATTGAGCTAATTTTTCATAATTCAAATGAAACGGACTGGATAGATATAAAAGATATTAAAGAAGAGAGGGAGAAGCAATGGAATGTACATTATGATTCTCTTCGGAATATACTATTAGTCTATTATATTCCTATGACTAGAATTCGAGAGGTTGAAGGGGCAACTTTTTGGTAGTTACAACGACACAGCCAAGGGTAATAACTTTGCTTATAAGTATGAGGACAGTAACCATCCGACGGCTCCAACGCAGATTGGTCACGATCATTACACATACGATGCCAACGGTAATCCTACGTTGGTAACGAACGACTCTACGAACACTACTCGAGAGATGTACTGGGACGAAGACAACCGCCTGATGGTACTCTCTGATAATGGCAAAACGAGTCGTTATACTTACAACGCTGCTGGCGAATGCATCATGAAGAGTTACGGTACGATGGAGGGTGTGTATATCAATGGTGCGCCACAAGGCATCACCTTCCACGAGACGGACAACTTCACACTTTATCCTGCAAGTATCCTCTCTGTAAACAAGAATCGCTTTACAAAGCATTACTTCATTGGTGACAAACGAATCGCTTCAAGGATAGGTACAGGCCTGTTTTACAACGTTTACGGACGCAACGGCTCATACGTAACAGCTGGTCAGCAGGACTATGCTGAACGTATGAACCAAATCCAACGTCAGAAGGAGGCGTATTACAAGCAGCAGGGCATTGCACCTGGCGTACCTACAATGAAGGGTGCGTACGGTGATCCAGAGAACACGGGTGTTGGATATAATGCCGTCCTCACAGAACTCGGCAACCATGATGTGCCACAGGGTTGGATTCAGACTCCACGCCCTAACACCACACCGAATACTAACCCTGGTCCACCTGTAAGCTGGAATGACCCAAGCAACCCTGATGACCCTCAGGCTGGTTACGGCTATATCCCAAACGATACTACGAAAGAGGAAACCTTCTTCTATCACAGTGACCACCTCGGCAGCACCTCTTATATTACAGATGCTAAGGCCAATATCACCCAGTTCGATGCCTACCTGCCATATGGAGAATTGCTCGTAGATGAGCACACATCCTCAGAAGAGATGCCGTATAAGTTTAATGGCAAGCAGTTTGATGAGGAAACAGGCTTGTACTATTACGGTGCAAGGTACTTGAATCCTATGGCTAGTATTTGGTATGGAGTGGATCCGTTGGCGGAGAAGTATCCGACAGCAGGAGGTTTCGTCTATTGTATAGATAATCCTGTGAAATTAGTGGATCCAAATGGGAAGAAAATACTACCGACATTGTATAATAAAGTAAATAGAGGACATAATAAAGCTGAAGGTTCAGATTATCGTAGTAACAAAACGTATATGTCTGCTATGAAAAGATTTGCCTCTACTACATATGGGAACGGATTCATTGGTGATTTTTTAGAGAAAGGAAGTAGTCAATATGGTGCTAATGGTACTGGTAGATTCGCAGATTGCATTCTATGGATTCAGGAATTTGATTTGGGGAATGTTGACAATACTGTCCAAAGAGACTATATGGGTGATAATTTTGGTTCGTTTAACATCTTCGTCAGTGATAGTAACTACTCAGCACCCATAGAAGTACCCCTATGGGCATGAGTAGTTACGATGCCAACCTTTAGCGTTAATAATCTGTTAAAAACACTATATAACCCATTATAATAGAGACTCTTATATTTCTAGCATGCGCTGTATATACAAAGTTCTTTTTACTAGGGTTCACCCCTGAGCCGAAAAGGTGAATGCTTGGGGCAAGTGTTCACCTCGCTGTTCACCATTCGGTAACTGTCAGCAAAGATACGACAAAAGGGCGATATAGATAATCGAAAATTACCACATTGTGGTAAAAACGAATAATTTAAATATTAATTTTTTAAAACTTTTAAGGATGGAAAAAAGAAATTCCTACTTTCTGCCGCTGAGAAGTTGAAGCTCGCGGCTGAGATTTCGTCGAAGACTGCTGAGCAGCGTTTCGACAAGTTGTCAAACCAGTTAGTAAAGTCTGCCAAGCACATTTATTCAGAGAAGGCGACTTTTCATGAGTTGACCGAAGGCATGCGTGCCTGGGTGTTGAAGAAGAGTGACATCAAGAAAGCGTTTCACCTGACCCGCAGTTTCTTCACTCATTTGAACAAGGGCGAGCATATGTTGCTCTCCGAGTTTGTTCGTTTTACCAATTGGATTTTCACCCATTATGCTAGCGAGGAGGTTCGCCTGAAGGTATGGATGGGTATTGGCACGGTGTTGTTCTGTCACACGAAGGAGAACGCCGATTACGGTTGGCATCCTTTCTCCCGTCCTCTCGACCAGATTTTAGAGGACATGATAGAGAAGGAAGTGAAGAAGCGAGTAGAGAAGGAGTTAAGAATCCGCGCTTTGAAGAAAGCCCAGGATGAGATAGGAAAATACTGATTTTACTTTTTTAGATTGATTTAGAACCATTAAGGCGCCGCCTTCCTGCTGGTGAAAGCTGGCTGGAAGGGGGTGCTGTAAAACCAAAAGCTGTAGAGTCTGGAAGTAGTTAGAATCCGTGAAATCCGTGTGGGGCAAAACTTCCGAAAATTCAGTAAAGAATTTATATCTATAATGATGCAAAAAGACGAATAATTCGCTGAAAATCAAAGGAAACTATGATTTTTTTGTTGATTTGCCTGAAAATATTTGGTATTTTGAAAACTTCTGTGTATTTTTGCAGGAAATAAGTGATATTTGGAATTAAAAAAACAAATTTTTATAAAAGGAGTAGTATGACAACATTAAATATACAAGCAGCACAGAATGATATTATTCGTCAGGTGCTTAATACACAAGATATCCATCTTTTGGATAGGATAAGAAACCTCTTTGCAAATAAAGAGGCAAATGAGGCGTGTATGGTTCAAGAAGAGCCTTGTATGACTAAAGAAGAAATACTCTCAGGTTTCGACAATGCCCTCCATGAGCTGAAGTCCTATCGTGAAGGAAAGCTAGAGCTTAAACCATTGGAGGACGTGCTGAATGAGTTGTAAGATATTTACTTTCCCTTCTTTTGAAAAGGAAGCTAAACGATTGAATAAGCGCTATAAGTCGTTTAAATCTGATTTGAAGGAATTGATGAATGAGTTAAGTTCTTCCCCCTCTTTGGGTGCAGATTTAGGTGGCGGCTTGCGTAAGGTTCGTATGGCTATTAAATCGAAAGGAACTGGTAAAAGTGGCGGTGCTCGTATTATAACAGTTGTGTTAGCCGATATAGAGGATGGTCTCGGCTTGCTTTATATCTATGATAAATCGGAGCGGAGTACTATAAAGGGGAAAGAACTGACAGATTTGTTGAAGAAGAATGGCTTAGTTTGATATGCTATTGAAGAAAGGAGTAAAAATTGAACAATACAACGAAATTCCCTGTTGCCGATGCTTGCCAAGTAGTATCAGCAACAGGGATTCTTCGTTTTACTTCTCGTCCTTGTTCAGCTATCGCCCATACGATACTTAATGTCGTAGTTGATGATGAAGTCGAGCTCCCTTCTTCAGTAAAGCCGTAATGCTTGGCGAGAAGCAAGATTATTTGTATATTTTGTCTATTTCTTTTCTTTAGAAAGATAGATAGTTTGTGCCAAAACATACAATATGTTTGAATAGTGGATGATGGCGTTGAAGTCTAGCTCTGTGCCTTTTCTGTCTTATTTAGATAAGGTTCTCGAATCTGGTGCTGTGCTCGTCATCAATGATGCTTTTCTCTTATTCTTCTGCCAGTTCTTTCATCGCATCGTTTAATGTGTTGAAAAGAACGTTGATGTTTTCTTCTTCATTCTTGCATGCCTCCTTGAAGAGGGCAACAGGATCTTCGGTGCTGCTCTTGAGCGGAGTCTCGTTGAGCAGGATGTTGACATTGTTCAGCAACATGCCGTGAAGGGTAGGCATGTGGAGCTGGTGCTGTTCGCCCTCCTTGCTGCCACACTTCAAGCCTGCGGCGTATGCCTTCACGATGATGCGGACCAGGAGATGGATAGCCATCGGCTCGTCGGCGAGACTGATGAGAATGCCGTGGGTATAATCGCGTACATGCTCTTCAAGAGTGGTAAACTTGCCTTGAAGAAGCCAGGTGAAGTTACGCTTGTATTCTGACTCCATCGCCTTGTAAAGCTGGTTCGATTTGCAGGCTATGCGCAAGTAGTCGAGCATGGTTGGCTCAAAGGTCGGGTCAGCCTGTTTCATGCTGTCGAAGTTCTTCTTCATGCGCTCGTTGGCTTCCTCGGCAGTCTTGTAGTTGAGGCGTACGAGGGTAGAGAACATGATGTCGAAGAAGTATTGGTTTACCTCGCCATAGTGCTCCAGCATTATCTGCTTGATCTGTTTCGGGTCGTTCTTCTTGCTGAAGTCATTGCCTTCGATGGTAGCATCGATGATGCCACGTGCGTAAGCTTCGAAGAAACCTCTTACAAATGCAGCTACTGCCTGATAACTGTTGATTCTTTTGCTCATTTCTTGTCTGTGTTTATTGGTCTGTTCCTGTTTGGGAATAACAGCTTCTTATTCAAAAGTCTTAAATTCATACCCCTGTTCCATGAGCCATTCTATGGCCTGAGGGAGCGCTGTCTTCAGCTTTTCAATGCTCTTCAGCGAGTCGTGGAAGGTGATGATGCTGCCATTGCGGGCATATCGCTTCACATTGTTCACCACATCTTCTGCCGTCATCCATTTGGAATAGTCGCGCGTCACCACGTCCCACATGATGACCTTGTAAGTGCGGTGCAGCCACCAATACTCACTTGGTCGCATCCAGCCGTGAGGTGGACGGAAGAGATGGGCATGGATGATATCGTTCGCCTTATTGGTGTTGAGCACGTAGGAGATGACGCGGTGCTTGAAGGCACCGATATGATTGAATGTATGGTTGCCTACCTGATGACCCTCTGCCACAATCTGGTTGTAGAGGTCATGATTGCGCAATACATTCTCGCCTACCATAAAGAAAGTAGCCTTGATATTGTACTTTCTCAGGGTCTCTAAGATGAATGGAGTTGACTCTGGAATCGGACCGTCATCAAATGTAAGATAGACAGAATGGTCTTTCTTGTCCATTCTCCAGATGGCCTTTGGATATAACCATCTGAGCCATTTGGCTGGTTGCTCTATGAACATGAATAAAACAGGTTTATATGAATAATGAAAAGTTTGGTGTCGTGTTTCGCGACACCAAACTTTTTTCTATTTTTTACTGATTGCCTTCCGGCATTCTGCCACCTCTGCCATGATAGAGACGGTAG includes these proteins:
- a CDS encoding SpvB/TcaC N-terminal domain-containing protein; this translates as MKYSTHSFLLPFLLLAGIILNSCNGGSNRSAKETVISDSTCTNTVSSVQKDSIPRKATSLRKQVKDSVQNSPVKRISEEIARNQKGNRVDTHKLNRKSARVFADLGKRTVSKFFTNSDSDTLNVGRAQLAVPCEAMEKGKVLSITPLRKGELSTLPTGMVNVTGSCDTLMARTDTVSGYRFLPHGNHFVHHLASIAVPYDSTLIPKGYTVDDIHTYYYDELHQRWTMLQSKGIDTKREVAMAETSHFTDVINGIIKVPESPETQNYVPTGISELKAADPAAGIQQIEAPSANQNGTASLSYPFEVPAGRNDIGVSAGLQYSSEGGSSFVGYGWSLPVQSIDIETRWGVPRFDDNSESESYLLMGQQLSDRLYRRTDSLARQADKQFYPMTEGGFSRIIRKGNSPKNYYWEVTGKDGTVYSYGGHGGHVSDATSLTDTKGNRIKWALDRVTDVHGNFAAFHYMKSGNNLYPERYTWTGFGETEGLYSIEFNIDSIATDRKDVTSSGRLGIMQKDKGLLRKVTVKNNGQQLRSYTLNYEDGPFGKMLLKSIDQNDSRDGKVVTQSFDYYNDLKNGLFSSKAEIWKAEGEDYEAFLSHSVRGCDDNLSILGGGASKSHTTGGGTMIGVGFTGGTVNVGPSFSNSKSSNTGKVAFVDIDGDGLPDKLFKQGNELFYRKNMSADGKNLLFGKALRIRGVNSFSEGNSISRSLNADAAVEVGITKKLGASVGISYTHSKDQDKTTTYLYDFNSDGLTDIAVNGQVYFNHIVDGKPVFSPASNVTANPIIGEGSPIDKHFIPDYKVIRDSLEKEYPLNDAVRMWCAPFAGKVNIQSTIKKLSNQGDGIIYSIQHESNGFMVRDSLLQAGSKTNNLNCDVKVGDRIFFRLQSRYDGEDDRVLWNPIITYISLPVGKDRYLSEDLKTYNSKTDYIEGENNVAIFNRTGKVTLHAPYMKGKTSDDVTLIVTRLDQHGETIVKRLKLPADSVVNGSYDYTDNINEKDSISFFFEITTTSPVDWTKVQWAGSYNYEDDQESVRFVASRRMFNKPVSIAGSKVLKQGVTVLNRQYRPKLFIVPTLSVVREDKKNDTDTATVYLTLHDQNGLPVLHHTCRLNTSNTLKVDTIIVTDTTLIKRLNTGKVTATFAVSNELSKSTLAKVSLLRDSLSYQSATSTVVTAEQRVLVDTLEACVFSGYNSVDYGRLYRGWGQFAYNGNKAYATQPIEVSALTIDRDKYKDTAEHYKSTHDGNQLAKSLTPVNEQRFFVMGYDANKRMYVGGSEHVFISLDTICSSRIGEDAIIIDSVHYTKNAGELSAPVLMSESKSNGYGVSGGISYAGLSGSKSTQTSYSKVALMDINGNGYPDWLEEVDGSIVTQYTKATGTLGEDRMKLNVSRPRFKASSSTVGANGSLSKQASAKNALAISINPKPQDDETPGGSDTKNSSNGNAISSVSVSASGNFTSGTSHTESDWLDINGDGLPDMLLGDKVKFGLGYNFTNEESSGVTSLESSENSTWGAGLGTSIGVLGNADISFGVNGTKTTTKYNVSFIDINGDGLPDMVTRSGGKFTIMLNTGSGFIPYSEEQQGRFNESLATSVSQYGNFAVSIPIHILFLKLRFTTKVTKSWSSGVSFTSAALRDIDGDGRPDLIISDGAKQLIVYRNLTGRTNMLRSVTLPFGGHIHIGYEQTTPSYDLPGRRWVMSSVETTGGYKENGAVRSRNTFEYSGGYRDRRERDFYGFKQVRTNQIDTENGDRLYRYSVQTYGKNRDYYAHGLVTSEYLYTADGKKLQGSLYDYDLKTLVVGNNTTDAVVFPALKTLVQSNFDVNSGDSLAVAVSNTYDDYGNLQGYKETTTAYSLEANINYHKIADKYIVSVPSHIAVSSGGKTYRERSTKVDGNGEITEIMLHNGDKPSVYNMTYDGYGNITRMTKPENYNHQRMFYAYTYDDLYHSLVTSVKDAYGYSSSTAYDGLWNAPSVTTDLNGQKMEYTYDALGRQMTIRAPYEIESNQPFTIRFEYFPAERKAHTIHYSKDGNIDTYTFADSLMRAVQTKQTGVVWSGGSNQTVSIVSGRAVIDAFGRNITAYYPMTESYGNIGTYNHATGDLQAKTEYDAHDRTTSITLADGSVTRTAYSIGSHDGEPMLQTTVTDALGRHAESYTDAKGRNRETVQHARGEDITVKYSYDPVGQVMTVQHPNGKETKYAYDLLGRKLMVNHPDAGETDMTYDAAGNLLTKLTAELRKSISDNGYISYTYDFERLHEVLYPENLFNRVTYTYGKAGDKYNRAGRLALVEDASGGEAYYYGRQGEVTKTVRTVMASVADIRTYVYGATYDSWNRVQTMTYPDGEVVTYHYNAAGQVESMTSNKQGRQSVIVDRIGYDKEGHTVYTKLGNGTETTYTYDKQRERLQVMNLTADGQTVMENRYQYDAVDNILGITNAANPTSLTKLNRAKLGGKSSHTYEYDELNRLVHASGKAKSASYDMVMSFGRMSEPLTKVQKVDSTTTAKSYNFAYKYEDSNHPTAPTQIGHDHYTYDANGNPTLVTNDSTNTTREMYWDEDNRLMVLSDNGKTSRYTYNAAGERIMKSYGTMEGVYINGAPQGITFHETDNFTLYPASIISINKNRFTKHYFIGDKRIASRIGTGLFNNVYGRNGSYVTAGQQDYAERMNQIQKQKEAYYKQQGIAPGVPTMKGAYGDPENTGVGYNAVLTELGNHNVPQGWIQTPRPNTTPNTNPGPPVSWNDPSNPDDPQAGYGYIPNDTTREETFFYHSDHLGSTSYITDDKANITQYDAYLPYGELLVDEHSSSEDLPYKFNGKQFDEETGLYYYGARYMNPMASIWYGVDALTEKYPTMAGMIYCMNNPVRLVDLDGNDSYYTKNGDYIGSNNKKSDLIYIVSSYKLIRKFRNGKKFYSFGGRKTLEESDLSAKAYSKIFTNVLKRKGIDTQRLYNGQISVNSERNSWDKKMRKWDKYYEQYNVYDPQNNFLSYDPTKGQTGPAISVTRRVNDKIEIVINVYSVGNEEKNYISTESNIYNMIGIHEFNYHGLKGKGNNQHNEILKAQRNDPSWKMTTPQFKSLYKKLERNNAEYQSH
- a CDS encoding RHS repeat-associated core domain-containing protein translates to MYWDEDNRLMVLSDNGKTSRYTYNAAGECIMKSYGTMEGVYINGAPQGITFHETDNFTLYPASILSVNKNRFTKHYFIGDKRIASRIGTGLFYNVYGRNGSYVTAGQQDYAERMNQIQRQKEAYYKQQGIAPGVPTMKGAYGDPENTGVGYNAVLTELGNHDVPQGWIQTPRPNTTPNTNPGPPVSWNDPSNPDDPQAGYGYIPNDTTKEETFFYHSDHLGSTSYITDAKANITQFDAYLPYGELLVDEHTSSEEMPYKFNGKQFDEETGLYYYGARYLNPMASIWYGVDPLAEKYPTAGGFVYCIDNPVKLVDPNGKKILPTLYNKVNRGHNKAEGSDYRSNKTYMSAMKRFASTTYGNGFIGDFLEKGSSQYGANGTGRFADCILWIQEFDLGNVDNTVQRDYMGDNFGSFNIFVSDSNYSAPIEVPLWA